One window of Trifolium pratense cultivar HEN17-A07 linkage group LG5, ARS_RC_1.1, whole genome shotgun sequence genomic DNA carries:
- the LOC123886437 gene encoding plasma membrane ATPase 4-like: MVLLIINSTISFIEENNAGNAAAALMAGLAPKTKVLRDGKWSEQEAEILVPGDVISIKLGDIVPADARLLEGDPLKIDQSALTGESLPVTRNPGDEVFSGSTCKQGEIEAVVIATGVHTFFGKAAHLVDSTNNVGHFQKH, encoded by the exons ATGGTGTTGCTTATCATTAACTCAACTATTAGTTTTATTGAGGAGAACAATGCCGGAAATGCTGCAGCTGCTTTGATGGCTGGTCTTGCCCCCAAAACCAAG gtGTTGAGGGATGGAAAATGGAGTGAGCAAGAGGCAGAAATTTTGGTACCTGGAGATGTGATCAGCATCAAGTTGGGAGACATTGTCCCAGCTGATGCGCGTCTCTTGGAAGGAGATCCCTTAAAAATTGACCAGTCTGCCCTCACTGGTGAGTCATTGCCAGTAACAAGGAACCCTGGTGATGAGGTCTTCTCTGGTTCAACTTGCAAACAAGGTGAAATTGAGGCTGTTGTCATTGCCACCGGTGTCCACACCTTCTTTGGTAAGGCTGCACACCTTGTAGACAGTACCAACAATGTTGGTCACTTCCAAAAG CACTGA